In the genome of Phycisphaerales bacterium, one region contains:
- a CDS encoding DNA polymerase III subunit alpha — MSTCTGESVATTAASSFVHLHVHSEYSLLDGACRVSELVKRCKALGMPAIALTDHGNLFGAIDFYTAAVAAGVKPIIGCEVYMAVGDRRDRELKVHGESSHHLLLLAQNLTGYRNLLKLASAGYLEGFYRKPRIDKEILRAHAEGLICTSTCLGGEIPQAFCRENAAEAKAIAEEYLRIFGPERFFIELQDHGIAEQRVINPELAGLARRIGVRTIATNDVHYLTHDDVEAHDVLCCIATRALVKDENRFKFEGDQFFLKSPEQMAAALPDFPEALANTRVVADMCDVTFDFTQRFAPRYEPPAGKSDDVYLRELVYAGAAEKYAEITAELRERIDYELDVISGKGFSSYFLIVWDFVNYARENNILALARGSGCSTVVGYCLGFSTAEPLHYGLYFERFMDPERDEMPDIDIDICMHRRQDVIEYVRQKYGHVAQIITFGRLKARAAVRDICRVLDVPLSEADRVAKLVPEELKMTIAKALEREPELQRLYREDPTIRKVLDIGRRLEGLARHASVHAAGVVIADVPLDTLVPLHKQSEGKEVTTQFEGPTVEKIGLLKMDFLGLRTLSQIQLACELVERNHGVRLDLDQLDLTDPRVYEMLARGETKGVFQFESGGMRDVLQKMKPNRIEDLIAANALFRPGPMEYIDEYVARKHGRKNWSTPHPIMTDVLAETYGIMVYQEQVSRLVNRLGDVPLRRAFRLAKAISKKKQSMIEAEHEPFLAGCEKNGVSRKIGEQIFQDILKFGGYAFNKAHSTGYALVAFKTAYLKTYFPAEFMAAVMTYEAGDTDKIAQYIEECRRIRHPDGTVGIAIKPPCVQSSDEQFTVVYDEPVGGSARRGAIRFGLAAISGIGEKAVRAIRAARDAGGPFRDLFDFCERVDLVAVNRGVIEALIKAGAFDQTGAMRKALMNVVEQAIELGQAAQRDRRSGQMSIFGELDTVVTPPAPHVGREEWSDTEMLAYEKATLGFFITRHPLAQYETVVRRFSTHDTSDLMRLSDGQQVVLGGLVTKMRSVPIKYGRQVGRKLVLVTLEDFAGSVEVIVFPAQQEQAVPLLKPDAVVFVDGEVDRKREEPSVRVTRIVPLSDVVNLYCRELIVRIRSAGASGETMTRLRDQCQRYRGACPVYLELATPEGYLVTVQSQQSGRVQATMDFASAVGQLPGVEGVYWVGPRGLARCG; from the coding sequence ATGAGCACCTGCACCGGAGAAAGTGTGGCTACGACAGCCGCGAGTTCGTTCGTTCACTTGCACGTCCACAGCGAGTACTCACTGCTGGATGGGGCCTGCCGGGTGAGCGAATTGGTGAAGCGGTGCAAGGCACTGGGCATGCCGGCCATCGCGTTGACCGACCACGGCAACCTTTTCGGCGCCATCGACTTCTATACAGCCGCGGTAGCTGCCGGGGTGAAGCCGATCATCGGCTGCGAGGTGTACATGGCGGTCGGCGACCGCCGCGATCGTGAGCTGAAGGTTCACGGCGAGTCGAGCCATCACCTGCTGCTGCTGGCGCAGAATTTGACGGGCTACCGCAACCTGCTAAAGCTCGCGAGTGCGGGCTATCTCGAGGGGTTCTACCGCAAGCCGCGCATCGACAAGGAGATCCTGCGAGCCCACGCCGAAGGGTTGATCTGCACGAGCACGTGCCTGGGCGGCGAAATTCCCCAGGCCTTCTGCCGGGAGAACGCGGCCGAAGCGAAGGCCATCGCTGAAGAGTACCTGCGGATCTTCGGGCCGGAGCGTTTTTTCATCGAATTGCAGGATCACGGGATAGCCGAGCAACGCGTCATCAACCCGGAGCTGGCGGGCCTGGCGCGCCGGATCGGTGTGCGCACCATTGCGACAAACGATGTGCACTACCTGACCCACGACGACGTGGAGGCGCACGACGTCCTGTGCTGCATCGCAACGCGCGCCCTGGTCAAGGACGAAAACCGCTTCAAGTTCGAGGGTGATCAGTTCTTCCTCAAATCGCCGGAGCAGATGGCCGCTGCCCTGCCAGACTTTCCGGAGGCGCTGGCGAACACGCGCGTGGTTGCCGACATGTGTGACGTGACCTTCGATTTCACGCAGCGGTTCGCCCCGCGCTATGAACCCCCGGCAGGCAAATCGGACGACGTGTACCTGCGCGAACTGGTCTACGCCGGCGCTGCGGAGAAGTACGCCGAAATCACCGCGGAACTGCGGGAGCGTATCGACTACGAACTGGACGTCATCAGTGGCAAGGGCTTCAGCAGCTACTTCCTGATCGTTTGGGATTTCGTCAACTACGCCCGCGAGAACAACATCCTCGCGCTGGCACGCGGCAGCGGCTGCAGCACGGTGGTGGGTTATTGCCTGGGGTTCAGTACGGCCGAGCCGCTGCACTACGGGCTATATTTCGAGCGCTTCATGGACCCGGAGCGCGACGAGATGCCCGACATCGACATCGACATCTGCATGCATCGGCGGCAGGACGTGATCGAGTACGTCCGGCAGAAGTACGGGCACGTGGCGCAGATCATCACGTTCGGACGGCTCAAGGCCCGGGCGGCGGTGCGCGACATCTGCCGTGTGCTGGACGTTCCGCTGAGCGAAGCGGACCGCGTGGCCAAGCTCGTGCCGGAAGAGCTGAAGATGACGATCGCGAAGGCCCTGGAGCGCGAACCGGAGCTGCAGCGCCTGTACCGCGAAGATCCGACCATCCGCAAAGTGCTCGACATCGGCCGGCGCCTGGAGGGACTGGCACGGCACGCGTCGGTGCACGCGGCCGGTGTGGTCATCGCGGATGTGCCGCTCGACACGCTCGTGCCGTTGCATAAGCAGAGCGAAGGCAAGGAAGTGACGACACAGTTCGAGGGGCCCACGGTCGAGAAAATCGGCCTGTTGAAGATGGATTTCCTGGGACTGCGCACCCTATCGCAGATTCAACTGGCCTGCGAGCTTGTGGAACGCAACCACGGTGTGCGCCTCGACCTCGACCAGCTCGACCTCACCGATCCGCGCGTCTACGAGATGCTTGCCCGGGGTGAGACCAAAGGCGTGTTTCAGTTCGAATCCGGCGGCATGCGTGATGTCCTGCAGAAAATGAAACCCAACCGGATCGAGGATCTGATCGCCGCGAACGCGCTCTTCCGGCCCGGCCCGATGGAGTACATCGACGAGTATGTGGCTCGCAAGCACGGTCGCAAGAATTGGAGCACACCGCACCCGATCATGACCGATGTCCTGGCCGAGACCTACGGCATCATGGTGTACCAGGAGCAGGTTTCACGGCTGGTCAACCGCTTGGGGGATGTGCCGCTGCGACGCGCGTTCCGGCTGGCCAAGGCGATCTCGAAGAAGAAACAGTCGATGATCGAAGCGGAGCACGAGCCGTTCCTCGCCGGCTGCGAAAAGAACGGTGTCTCGCGCAAGATCGGTGAGCAGATCTTCCAGGACATCCTCAAGTTCGGTGGTTACGCCTTCAACAAGGCCCACTCCACCGGGTATGCGCTGGTGGCCTTCAAGACGGCTTATCTGAAAACGTACTTCCCGGCCGAGTTCATGGCCGCGGTGATGACGTACGAAGCCGGGGATACCGACAAGATCGCCCAATACATCGAAGAGTGTCGGCGCATCCGCCACCCCGACGGCACCGTGGGCATCGCGATCAAGCCCCCGTGCGTGCAAAGCAGCGACGAGCAGTTCACGGTCGTGTATGACGAGCCGGTGGGTGGAAGCGCCCGGAGGGGAGCGATTCGCTTCGGACTGGCGGCCATCAGCGGCATCGGTGAGAAGGCCGTGCGCGCGATCCGAGCGGCGCGCGATGCGGGTGGACCGTTTCGCGACCTGTTCGATTTCTGCGAGCGGGTGGATCTGGTGGCCGTGAACCGGGGGGTAATCGAGGCGCTGATCAAGGCGGGGGCGTTTGATCAGACCGGCGCGATGCGCAAGGCGCTGATGAACGTGGTTGAGCAGGCGATCGAGCTGGGGCAGGCCGCCCAGCGCGACCGCCGCTCCGGGCAAATGTCGATTTTTGGCGAACTGGACACGGTGGTGACGCCTCCGGCCCCCCACGTCGGCCGCGAAGAGTGGAGTGACACCGAGATGCTTGCATACGAAAAGGCAACGCTCGGTTTTTTCATCACGCGGCATCCACTGGCGCAGTACGAAACCGTCGTGCGGCGCTTCAGCACACACGATACCAGTGATCTCATGCGGCTGTCGGATGGTCAGCAGGTTGTGCTCGGCGGTTTGGTCACCAAGATGCGCAGCGTTCCGATCAAGTACGGCCGCCAGGTCGGGCGCAAGCTCGTGCTGGTGACGCTGGAGGACTTTGCCGGCTCGGTCGAGGTGATCGTGTTCCCGGCTCAGCAGGAGCAGGCCGTTCCGTTGTTGAAGCCCGACGCGGTGGTGTTCGTCGATGGCGAAGTGGACCGGAAGCGCGAGGAACCCAGCGTGCGGGTGACGCGCATCGTGCCGCTGTCAGACGTAGTCAACCTGTATTGCCGCGAGCTGATCGTACGGATTCGCAGTGCCGGCGCCAGTGGCGAAACGATGACCCGGCTGCGCGACCAGTGCCAGCGGTACCGCGGGGCCTGCCCGGTATACCTCGAACTTGCCACGCCCGAGGGCTACCTCGTCACGGTGCAGTCACAGCAGTCCGGTCGTGTCCAGGCCACCATGGACTTCGCATCGGCGGTAGGGCAGTTGCCGGGGGTCGAAGGCGTGTACTGGGTCGGTCCGCGCGGCCTGGCGCGGTGCGGGTGA
- a CDS encoding metallophosphoesterase, whose product MHWNFRRCLSTVWIVGVCAWLGGCGGEGLLPQLTKSARLTGESEVALELRLALERTTGPVKVRFFGRPATAAGPDFHLVALPDTQYYSQNFTHIFRTQAGYIAAQRDALNIAAVLHLGDIVNRPTPLQMGFADEAVRVLESVPDLPFGLCVGNHDQSPHGHPAGTAAFNTWFGVERFATQSWYGGHFGDDNDNHFILFSSGGLDFIALFLEYDPTVNLDVVDWADAVLAAHPDRRAIVCTHHLLDPPVFGGDFSPQGRALYTRLREHENLFLMLGGHMCEANRRTLNHDGRIVHAVLSDYQCRPNGGDGWLRLLHFSPARNTIFVTTYSPTRDAWLVVSEHRFALPYDMGGDETPFAELGQIVLRPGQEGAVIWTGLEPGRAYEWYATADTGTTTSVGMLQQTVVKQGVHTLPVRLPVAP is encoded by the coding sequence ATGCATTGGAACTTCCGGCGTTGTCTCAGCACCGTGTGGATCGTCGGTGTGTGTGCCTGGCTGGGTGGCTGCGGCGGTGAAGGGCTATTGCCGCAGCTCACCAAGTCCGCACGCCTCACCGGTGAGTCCGAAGTCGCCTTGGAACTGCGCCTCGCGCTGGAGCGCACCACCGGACCTGTGAAGGTGCGCTTCTTTGGCCGACCGGCTACCGCTGCCGGCCCGGATTTTCACCTCGTGGCACTACCTGATACGCAATACTACTCCCAGAATTTCACGCACATCTTCCGCACACAGGCCGGCTATATCGCGGCACAGCGTGATGCTCTGAACATCGCCGCCGTACTGCACCTCGGCGACATCGTGAATCGCCCGACGCCGTTGCAGATGGGGTTTGCCGATGAAGCCGTCCGCGTGCTGGAGAGCGTACCCGACCTGCCGTTTGGGTTGTGCGTCGGCAATCACGATCAGTCTCCCCACGGCCACCCCGCTGGGACGGCCGCGTTCAATACCTGGTTCGGCGTCGAACGTTTCGCCACTCAGTCGTGGTACGGCGGCCACTTCGGTGACGACAACGATAACCACTTCATTCTCTTCAGCAGCGGCGGGCTCGATTTCATCGCGCTGTTCCTGGAGTACGACCCAACCGTGAATTTGGACGTGGTGGACTGGGCCGATGCCGTGCTCGCCGCGCACCCCGACCGCCGGGCCATCGTCTGCACGCATCACCTGCTCGATCCCCCCGTCTTCGGCGGCGATTTCTCGCCGCAGGGCCGTGCCCTGTATACGCGTCTGCGCGAACATGAGAACCTGTTCCTGATGCTGGGCGGGCACATGTGCGAAGCCAACCGGCGCACGCTGAACCATGACGGTCGCATCGTCCACGCCGTACTCTCGGATTACCAGTGTCGTCCCAACGGGGGCGACGGCTGGCTGCGGCTGCTGCATTTCTCACCGGCGCGGAACACCATTTTCGTCACAACCTATTCACCCACGCGCGACGCCTGGCTGGTGGTCTCGGAACATCGTTTTGCCCTGCCCTACGACATGGGTGGCGACGAAACACCGTTCGCTGAGCTCGGCCAGATCGTACTGCGTCCCGGACAGGAAGGTGCGGTCATATGGACGGGGCTGGAGCCGGGCCGGGCTTACGAGTGGTACGCGACTGCTGATACGGGAACGACCACTTCCGTCGGCATGCTTCAGCAAACTGTCGTCAAGCAGGGTGTTCACACGCTGCCAGTCCGCCTGCCCGTCGCACCATGA
- a CDS encoding Cache 3/Cache 2 fusion domain-containing protein: MTLGTGIAAWQVTAGFTRTIAQVETALAENSNISRDALVSAAQTDLEHQAVIIRAMCVAQQELLDSVVRSNLQVFTDLVQHHGTVALTTQTYTWNATNQFNENARAVELPALSWGDLVLTPESAEDGLFVDAHQKLVGSTSTIFQRMNAAGDMLRVATNVRTRDGQRAVGTYIPAVEPSGNPNAVIRAVLAGETFVGRAFVVDRWYITSYAPLRNAAGEIVGMLYNGVPQESSVELRRAIQSLKVGDTGYVFVLNAAGSTRGHYVISQNGTRDGENIVNVKDADGRLVIAEMCDAALKLRGSETTAVRYAWQNPNDPQPRTKIAVLSYFAPWDWVIGVGSYEDEFLSAARQVEAQAAETVTAVTASGAQARSGVIWACVGAGFAAAVFATISALLLTRSITLPVKRIVASLADGTAEVDSAASQVASASQQLAQSTAEQSGALEHAASALRQITQAADANAHGAAQANERAHDAQRAAAAGDGTTRELNETMSAINTSAEGIRRIIKVIEDIAFQTNLLALNAAVEAARAGDHGKGFAVVAEQVRNLAGRARDAAGETTTLIEAAVERARQGTGVAGTVGQTLTGIGKSVTEVAEMLNGIATTSAQQSQGVNEINNSISQLDSATQASAAVAEEGRLGGGATHCSGQDNAGCGAGSDETRRHPHNGVHLAG; the protein is encoded by the coding sequence TTGACGCTCGGAACCGGCATTGCCGCCTGGCAGGTGACGGCCGGCTTTACGCGCACGATCGCCCAGGTGGAGACTGCACTCGCAGAGAACAGCAACATCTCCCGCGACGCGCTCGTATCCGCTGCACAGACCGACCTTGAACACCAGGCCGTCATCATCCGTGCCATGTGCGTAGCTCAGCAGGAGTTGCTTGATAGCGTGGTGCGCTCCAATCTGCAGGTCTTCACCGATCTGGTCCAGCACCATGGTACCGTCGCCCTGACCACGCAGACTTACACGTGGAACGCCACCAATCAGTTCAATGAAAATGCCCGGGCTGTCGAATTGCCGGCCCTGAGCTGGGGCGATCTCGTCCTGACGCCGGAAAGTGCTGAAGACGGCCTGTTCGTCGATGCCCATCAGAAACTGGTCGGTAGTACCAGCACCATCTTCCAGCGCATGAATGCCGCGGGCGACATGCTGCGGGTCGCCACCAACGTCCGCACCCGTGACGGCCAGCGTGCCGTCGGCACGTATATTCCCGCCGTCGAGCCCAGCGGCAACCCGAATGCCGTGATTCGGGCAGTACTTGCAGGGGAAACGTTTGTCGGCCGGGCCTTCGTCGTCGACCGGTGGTACATCACCTCCTACGCTCCGTTACGAAACGCGGCGGGGGAAATCGTGGGCATGTTGTACAACGGTGTGCCGCAGGAAAGCTCCGTCGAGCTGCGCCGGGCCATTCAATCCCTCAAGGTTGGTGACACCGGATACGTATTCGTATTGAACGCGGCGGGCTCAACTCGCGGCCATTATGTCATCTCACAAAATGGCACACGCGACGGTGAGAACATCGTCAACGTAAAGGATGCGGATGGTCGACTCGTCATCGCCGAGATGTGCGATGCCGCCCTGAAACTGCGCGGCTCCGAGACGACGGCAGTGCGCTACGCATGGCAAAACCCCAATGACCCCCAGCCACGCACCAAGATCGCCGTGCTCTCCTATTTCGCCCCCTGGGACTGGGTCATCGGCGTGGGCTCCTATGAAGACGAGTTCCTCTCCGCCGCCAGACAGGTCGAAGCTCAGGCCGCGGAGACCGTCACCGCAGTTACTGCCAGCGGTGCCCAGGCCCGCTCCGGCGTAATCTGGGCCTGCGTAGGGGCGGGGTTTGCGGCGGCGGTCTTCGCCACGATCAGCGCACTGCTCCTGACAAGGTCCATCACGCTGCCCGTCAAGCGGATTGTGGCTTCACTCGCAGACGGAACTGCCGAGGTGGACAGCGCCGCCTCGCAGGTCGCTTCCGCCTCCCAGCAGTTGGCGCAAAGCACGGCCGAGCAGTCCGGCGCGTTGGAGCACGCCGCCAGTGCATTGAGGCAGATTACCCAGGCCGCCGATGCGAACGCTCATGGTGCTGCCCAGGCAAACGAACGGGCACACGACGCGCAGCGTGCCGCGGCGGCCGGAGATGGTACGACCCGGGAACTGAACGAAACCATGTCGGCGATCAACACCTCGGCCGAGGGCATCCGCCGGATCATCAAGGTGATCGAGGATATCGCTTTCCAGACCAACCTGCTGGCGCTGAATGCGGCCGTCGAAGCAGCCCGCGCCGGAGATCACGGGAAGGGCTTCGCGGTGGTGGCTGAGCAAGTGCGGAATCTTGCGGGTCGCGCTCGTGACGCTGCGGGAGAGACCACCACGTTGATCGAAGCGGCTGTCGAGCGCGCCCGCCAAGGTACCGGCGTGGCGGGCACCGTGGGGCAGACGCTCACCGGCATCGGCAAATCGGTCACGGAAGTGGCCGAGATGTTGAACGGGATCGCCACGACCAGCGCACAACAGTCTCAGGGCGTCAACGAGATCAACAACTCGATTTCGCAGTTGGACAGCGCCACCCAGGCCAGTGCAGCCGTTGCGGAAGAGGGCCGCCTCGGCGGCGGAGCAACTCACTGCTCAGGCCAAGACAATGCAGGGTGTGGTGCGGGATCTGACGAAACTCGCCGGCATCCGCACAACGGAGTTCACCTAGCCGGGTAG
- the selB gene encoding selenocysteine-specific translation elongation factor produces the protein MGPARTLVIGTAGHIDHGKSRLVWALTGTDPDRLPEEKARGMTIELGFAHTSHADVDLSFVDVPGHERFIRTMVAGATGIDVALLVVAADDSVMPQTREHAEVLALLGVDSCVLVLTKLDLVDDEWAAQVEGEVRDLLSEIGLTVAGAVWTSAENGRGIAELRDLLVALAARPRTTEAPYRWFRLPIDRSFTIAGRGTVATGSVSHGALTRDTLLELWPAGQTVRVRDLQVHRDTRAAAHGRMRLGVNLAGIAVADVPRGCELATPGALVPTVCADVWLPRFRPLGKATRGQFRVRAHCGTGEVLAELLLATPIQPHTRYRGYAQLRPAEPIVAAWGQRFILRDESATYTLGGGVFVLPNAQRWNSRHPTEPTLLETLRTGTPAARLVAAVQAFGWRTPPATLLATAAGLPDGNAASAVAAALLAVGTLQALPGGEVPLLIHTQLIRQTGEELAARLAQYNQANPRSPGILCNQWPMWMPRACPARYRPALAEELLRRGFVVRAGEFIVPIRQREALPAADAALLEQALHEIAAGGAQPPDWGHLVARTPKNERRLRELLRLAEARGQLVRLADGLWLHVEAWQRVVAQVSAALHSRGALTVAEIRTLLGSSRKYVVPLVERLDAAGVTRRRGDERVLAEKQ, from the coding sequence ATGGGACCTGCCCGCACCCTCGTCATCGGAACCGCCGGTCACATTGACCACGGCAAGAGTCGCCTCGTCTGGGCTCTCACAGGCACCGACCCCGATCGCCTGCCTGAGGAGAAAGCCCGCGGCATGACGATCGAATTGGGCTTCGCACACACTTCGCATGCTGACGTTGATCTTTCCTTCGTCGATGTCCCCGGCCACGAACGTTTTATCCGCACCATGGTCGCGGGAGCCACGGGCATCGACGTGGCTTTGCTGGTGGTGGCCGCCGATGACTCCGTGATGCCGCAGACCCGTGAGCACGCTGAAGTGCTGGCACTGCTCGGCGTCGATAGCTGCGTGCTCGTGCTGACCAAGCTGGACCTCGTCGATGACGAGTGGGCCGCGCAAGTTGAAGGGGAGGTCCGCGACCTGCTCAGCGAGATCGGGCTCACGGTCGCGGGCGCTGTCTGGACCTCGGCCGAGAACGGCCGTGGCATCGCCGAGTTGCGCGATTTGCTCGTCGCACTTGCCGCTCGGCCGCGCACGACGGAAGCCCCCTACCGGTGGTTCCGCCTGCCCATCGATCGCTCCTTCACGATTGCGGGGCGCGGCACCGTTGCGACCGGCTCCGTAAGTCATGGCGCACTCACCCGTGACACCCTGCTCGAACTCTGGCCGGCCGGCCAAACCGTGCGTGTCCGCGACCTCCAGGTCCATCGCGACACGCGCGCGGCGGCCCACGGGCGCATGCGCCTGGGGGTGAATCTAGCGGGAATCGCGGTCGCGGATGTCCCGCGCGGGTGCGAACTGGCGACGCCCGGGGCACTCGTGCCGACCGTATGCGCCGACGTTTGGTTGCCACGCTTTCGGCCATTGGGCAAGGCCACCCGCGGGCAGTTCCGGGTACGCGCCCATTGCGGTACCGGCGAAGTGCTGGCGGAACTGCTCCTGGCGACACCGATTCAGCCGCACACGCGGTACCGCGGCTATGCCCAACTGCGCCCCGCAGAGCCCATTGTTGCCGCGTGGGGGCAACGCTTCATCCTCCGCGACGAAAGCGCCACGTACACCCTCGGAGGTGGTGTTTTCGTGCTTCCGAACGCGCAGCGCTGGAATTCACGGCACCCTACCGAACCGACGTTGCTGGAGACGCTTCGTACCGGCACACCCGCCGCTCGCCTCGTAGCGGCCGTGCAGGCCTTCGGCTGGCGTACTCCACCGGCCACACTGCTCGCCACGGCGGCCGGCCTGCCGGACGGCAATGCGGCGAGCGCCGTCGCGGCGGCGTTGTTGGCGGTCGGCACGTTGCAGGCCCTCCCCGGCGGTGAAGTACCACTGCTCATCCACACCCAACTCATCCGGCAGACGGGGGAGGAGCTTGCGGCGCGCCTCGCACAGTACAACCAGGCCAATCCCCGTTCACCCGGCATCCTGTGCAACCAGTGGCCGATGTGGATGCCGCGCGCCTGCCCCGCACGGTATCGACCCGCGCTCGCAGAGGAGTTGCTGCGCCGTGGTTTCGTCGTGCGCGCGGGGGAGTTTATCGTTCCAATACGACAGCGCGAGGCGTTGCCAGCCGCGGATGCCGCCTTGCTGGAGCAGGCCCTGCACGAAATCGCGGCCGGGGGCGCACAACCGCCCGACTGGGGCCACCTGGTCGCCCGTACCCCGAAGAACGAGCGACGCCTCCGCGAGTTGCTCCGCCTGGCCGAAGCCCGGGGACAACTCGTGCGCCTGGCCGACGGACTCTGGCTGCATGTCGAAGCGTGGCAGCGGGTTGTCGCACAGGTTTCGGCCGCTCTGCATTCCAGGGGTGCGCTGACCGTCGCGGAGATTCGTACACTGCTGGGTTCGTCGCGAAAGTACGTCGTGCCACTCGTGGAGCGGCTGGATGCCGCCGGCGTTACGCGCCGCCGTGGTGATGAGCGCGTGCTGGCCGAAAAGCAGTGA
- a CDS encoding extracellular solute-binding protein: MRLFSLLSSFLMLIITVGCERPPQEVVVVYTALDRQFSEPILRAFEQQTGIRVEAVYDAESTKTVGLTNRIREEGRTGRTRCDVFWNNEILNTLRLKNEGLLRPFQPAEAAQFPAAFRDPDQQWYGFATRARVILVNTDLVPADARPTSIYDFADPRWKGQAAIARPLFGMTASHIACLYVKLGATEAEAYLASLKANDVQVLAGNKTAAEAVGRGAVAFCMTDTDDAIIEIEAGRPVVVVFPDSGPDQMGTLLLPNTLALLKDSPNPSNAEKLADFLLTAAVEEQLARSPSAQIPLHKQASVTSRILAGVTLKQMEVDFTAAAAAFEQAARYIEKEFLAP; encoded by the coding sequence ATGCGATTATTCTCCCTGCTTTCAAGCTTCCTTATGCTGATCATCACCGTTGGCTGCGAACGTCCGCCACAGGAAGTCGTCGTCGTGTACACGGCGCTCGACCGGCAGTTCTCCGAGCCCATCCTGCGGGCTTTCGAGCAACAAACCGGCATCCGCGTCGAGGCCGTGTACGATGCCGAGTCGACCAAGACCGTCGGGCTTACCAACCGCATCCGCGAGGAGGGCCGGACCGGCCGCACGCGGTGCGACGTCTTCTGGAACAACGAGATCCTGAACACGCTGCGGCTCAAGAATGAAGGGTTGCTGAGGCCCTTTCAGCCCGCCGAGGCGGCCCAGTTTCCCGCGGCCTTCCGCGACCCGGACCAGCAGTGGTACGGCTTCGCCACGCGCGCACGCGTCATCCTCGTGAATACAGACCTTGTGCCCGCGGATGCCCGCCCCACGTCCATCTACGACTTCGCCGATCCCCGTTGGAAGGGGCAGGCGGCCATCGCCCGCCCGCTCTTCGGGATGACCGCCTCGCACATTGCCTGCCTGTATGTGAAGCTGGGCGCCACAGAGGCCGAGGCCTATCTCGCGAGTCTGAAGGCGAATGATGTGCAGGTACTGGCCGGAAACAAGACCGCGGCCGAAGCCGTCGGACGCGGTGCAGTCGCTTTCTGCATGACCGATACCGACGATGCGATCATCGAGATCGAAGCGGGGCGGCCGGTTGTCGTCGTTTTCCCCGACAGTGGCCCCGACCAAATGGGTACCCTGCTCCTGCCGAATACGCTGGCACTGCTCAAGGATAGCCCGAACCCGTCCAATGCTGAAAAATTGGCCGATTTCCTGCTGACCGCCGCGGTCGAAGAGCAACTTGCCCGTAGTCCATCCGCGCAGATTCCATTGCACAAACAGGCCAGCGTCACTTCACGTATTCTTGCTGGTGTGACTCTGAAACAGATGGAAGTGGACTTCACCGCCGCCGCCGCCGCTTTCGAACAGGCCGCGCGGTACATCGAAAAGGAATTTCTCGCCCCATAA